GAGGATGGCGGTGACCTCGGTCTCAAGGCGGGCCAGCACCTCCGGCGGCGTGCGCGCCGGCGCGACCAGCCCGAACCAGGCGGAGGCGTCGAAGCCCGGCACGCCGGATTCGTTCAGGGTCGGCACATTGGGCAGCGCGGTTGCCCGCTTGAGGCCGGCAACGCCGATCGCATTGATCCGACGGCCCTCCACCTGCGGGAGGATGGCCGGAATATTGTCGAACATCATCGGGATCGAGCCGGCGATCAGGTCGTTCATCGCAGGCCCCGCCCCGGTATAGGGGATATGGACGATGTCGATGCCGGTCATGCTCTTCAGCAATTCGCCGGAGAGGTGGTTGGTCGAGCCGTTGCCCGACGAGCCGAAATTGATCGTGCCGGGCTTCGCCTTGGCGAGCGCCACCAGCTCGGCGACATTGCGCGCCGGCACCGAGGGGTGGACCGCCAGCACGATCGGCACCGAGGCGACCAGCGCAATGGGCGCGAACGCCGTTGTCGGGTTATAGGCCAGGCTCCGATAGAGCGTGCCGTTGATGGTCAGCGGCGGCGGTGCCGTCAGCAGCAGCGTGTAACCATCGGGATCGGCAGTTGCCACCGCATTGGCGCCGATATTGCCGCCGGCGCCGCCCCGGTTCTCGATGAAGAACTGCTGGCCGGTCCGCTCGGCCAGGTACTGCGCCAGAATGCGCGCGATGATGTCGTTGGAACCGCCGGCCGGGAACGGCACGATGATCCGCACGGGGCGCGCGGGATAGGCCTGCGCCCGGGCGCCACTGCCGATCAGCGTGGCGGAGCCGGCAAGCAGAAGGGTTCGGCGATCGATGGGCGTCATGGTGCGTTTCCTCGCAAGCTTGGGGCTGGCCTGTTGTTCAGTCACGCGGACCGGCGTCCGGAGGACGCCATCGCGACGCTGAAGGCCTTATTGGCAGATTGGGTGGTCGTCCGAGGACGATGGCACCAGGTCGGGGGCGACCGGCGGTCGGCCCGTCCCATGTCCAGAAGATGATAGGGGTAGGACGCCGCGGCGCAGAAGTACATAAATCCACGCATGTGATGAATTGGATTCATCACGCAGGGCGTGCAGGGCTGAGGCAGAGCCATGGCCCGGAATTGCTGGAATGCCGGGGATCTGCCGGTCCTTCTGCGCTTCGCCCGCATGCCCGCCCCGCACCCAGCGCATCGGCACCGGATTGACCCCGCGCCTCTCCAGGCCCAAGCCTCAGTCCATGTCGTCGATCACCCTCAGCCCCGCCGCCAGCCGCCCCCTCATGCCCGTCCTGGCGGCGCTGAGCCTCGCGCACATGCTGAACGACCTGATCCAGTCGATGATCCCGGCGATCTATCCGCTGATCAAGGAAACCTATCGCCTGGATTTCGCCGAGATCGGCCTGATCACGCTGGCCTTCCAGGTGACCTCCTCGCTGCTCCAGCCCGTGCTCGGCTATGTCACCGACCGCAGGCCCTGGCCCTATGCCATGGTCGCCGGCATGGTCTCGACGCTGTGCGGCCTGATCGGGCTCGCCTTCTCGGTCAGCTACCCGATGGTGCTGGTCTCGGCGGCGCTGGTGGGCCTGGGCTCGGCGGTGTTCCACCCGGAAGCCACCCGCATGGCGCGCCACGCCTCCGCCGGCCGGCAGGGGCTGGCCCAGGGTGTGTTCCAGATCGGCGGTCATGCCGGCTATGCGGCGGGACCTCTCATTGCCGCGGCCCTTGTCGTGCCGCGCGGCCAGCAGAGCCTCGCCTGGCTGTCGATCGTC
This region of Phreatobacter aquaticus genomic DNA includes:
- a CDS encoding Bug family tripartite tricarboxylate transporter substrate binding protein, producing the protein MTPIDRRTLLLAGSATLIGSGARAQAYPARPVRIIVPFPAGGSNDIIARILAQYLAERTGQQFFIENRGGAGGNIGANAVATADPDGYTLLLTAPPPLTINGTLYRSLAYNPTTAFAPIALVASVPIVLAVHPSVPARNVAELVALAKAKPGTINFGSSGNGSTNHLSGELLKSMTGIDIVHIPYTGAGPAMNDLIAGSIPMMFDNIPAILPQVEGRRINAIGVAGLKRATALPNVPTLNESGVPGFDASAWFGLVAPARTPPEVLARLETEVTAILKLPDMQKRLTDLGAEPGSVTGAAYGAFLAEETAKWAKLIQASGARM